One segment of Tistrella mobilis DNA contains the following:
- a CDS encoding FCD domain-containing protein: protein MEQDEGKPAADGAAARTARQIETLILEGALSPGDPLLPERELAERLGVSRPTLRQALKLLESRGLILADQGRRLVAPLGRGLTDPLIALMADHGEVVDDYLEFRATAERMAAGLAARRANDVDRARIGEAMAAIDRAHEAGSEPAEAAADVALHLALYEASHNLVLMQVMRALTGLLRRGVMDNRETMFRRPETREALRAQHRAIHDAVLAGDAAAAETAAEAHIRYVHQALGEIAAAEARLATSLRRLDGGGIARRG, encoded by the coding sequence ATGGAACAGGACGAGGGCAAGCCGGCCGCCGACGGCGCGGCGGCGCGAACCGCCCGGCAGATCGAGACGCTGATCCTGGAGGGGGCGCTCAGCCCCGGCGATCCGCTGTTGCCGGAGCGGGAACTGGCCGAGCGGCTGGGCGTCTCTCGCCCGACGCTGCGTCAGGCCCTGAAACTGCTGGAAAGCCGCGGCCTGATCCTGGCCGATCAGGGGCGACGGCTGGTGGCGCCGCTGGGCCGCGGGCTGACCGATCCGCTGATCGCGCTGATGGCCGATCACGGCGAGGTGGTCGACGACTATCTGGAATTCCGCGCCACGGCGGAACGCATGGCCGCGGGCCTGGCGGCACGGCGGGCGAACGACGTGGATCGCGCCCGGATCGGCGAGGCCATGGCCGCCATCGACCGGGCCCATGAGGCCGGATCGGAACCGGCCGAGGCCGCGGCCGACGTCGCCCTGCATCTGGCGCTTTACGAGGCGTCGCACAATCTGGTGCTGATGCAGGTCATGCGCGCCCTGACCGGCCTGCTGCGCCGGGGCGTGATGGACAATCGCGAAACGATGTTCCGCCGGCCCGAAACCCGCGAGGCGCTGCGCGCCCAGCATCGTGCGATCCACGACGCCGTGCTGGCGGGCGATGCGGCCGCGGCCGAAACCGCGGCAGAGGCCCATATCCGCTATGTTCATCAGGCGCTGGGCGAGATCGCGGCGGCAGAGGCCCGGCTCGCCACATCGCTGCGCCGGCTGGATGGCGGCGGGATCGCCCGGCGCGGCTGA
- a CDS encoding arsenate reductase ArsC produces MSDTAPTPDRIHNVLFLCTGNAVRSIMAEALLNHLGKGRFRAYSAGSHPAGAPDPLALALLERSRIPTEGLRSKSWDEFRGPDAPRFDFVFTVCDQARETCPAWPGQPMTAHWGVPDPSAVEGSDAERALAVAEAFRMLNTRIGIFANLSIAALDRLSLQQRIDDIGDTAAA; encoded by the coding sequence ATGAGCGACACGGCACCCACTCCTGACCGCATCCACAACGTGCTGTTCCTGTGCACCGGCAATGCCGTGCGCAGCATTATGGCCGAAGCCCTGCTCAACCATCTGGGCAAGGGGCGTTTCCGGGCCTACAGCGCCGGCAGCCACCCGGCCGGCGCGCCCGATCCGCTGGCGCTGGCCCTGCTCGAACGGTCGCGCATCCCGACCGAGGGGCTGCGCTCGAAGAGCTGGGACGAGTTTCGTGGCCCCGACGCGCCGCGCTTCGACTTCGTGTTCACGGTCTGCGATCAGGCGCGGGAGACCTGCCCGGCCTGGCCCGGCCAGCCGATGACCGCCCATTGGGGCGTGCCCGACCCCTCGGCCGTCGAGGGCAGCGATGCCGAGCGTGCCCTGGCGGTGGCCGAGGCCTTCCGCATGCTCAACACCCGGATCGGCATCTTCGCCAATCTGTCGATCGCGGCTCTCGACCGGCTGTCGCTGCAGCAGCGCATCGACGATATCGGCGACACGGCCGCGGCCTGA
- a CDS encoding DUF2272 domain-containing protein yields MGWRLRILPGLIASLVLAACGGGSIPGPDAPRAAPLVCAAEPPPGGMVAAMVNVAEGEWRAFGSPVVDFRGGAPSLNPPGLDETDSRVRGRLQLYWRAAADDHGLKMGASDVPELSPWSAAFISYVACMAGISPADLPPASRHLDYVDHVIFRALGAQGDLTARFVPADPHETSIRPGDLLCADRGRSEGGPELDDWHQRAREVLDARARGWDTRPRGMHCDLVVRVGPGTIAAIGGNVRDRVAMSLFPADAAGRPIPVKGTPHWFVTLAAVDH; encoded by the coding sequence ATGGGATGGCGGCTGCGGATCCTGCCCGGGCTGATCGCGAGCCTGGTCCTCGCGGCCTGCGGGGGCGGCAGCATTCCGGGGCCCGATGCGCCACGGGCGGCACCTCTGGTCTGCGCGGCGGAGCCGCCGCCGGGCGGCATGGTTGCGGCGATGGTCAATGTGGCCGAGGGCGAATGGCGGGCCTTCGGCAGCCCGGTGGTCGATTTCCGTGGCGGCGCCCCGTCGCTGAACCCGCCGGGCCTGGACGAGACCGACAGCCGGGTGCGCGGCCGGCTTCAGCTCTACTGGCGGGCGGCGGCGGATGATCACGGCCTGAAGATGGGCGCCTCCGACGTGCCGGAGCTGTCCCCCTGGTCGGCGGCCTTCATCTCCTATGTCGCCTGCATGGCCGGCATCTCCCCGGCCGATCTGCCGCCGGCCTCGCGGCATCTGGACTATGTCGACCATGTGATCTTCCGCGCCCTCGGCGCCCAGGGCGACCTGACTGCTCGTTTCGTGCCGGCCGATCCGCACGAGACCTCGATCCGGCCGGGCGATCTGCTCTGCGCCGATCGCGGCCGGTCGGAGGGTGGGCCGGAACTCGACGACTGGCACCAGCGCGCGCGGGAGGTGCTGGATGCCCGCGCCCGTGGCTGGGATACGCGGCCGCGGGGCATGCATTGCGATCTGGTGGTCAGGGTCGGGCCGGGCACGATCGCGGCGATCGGCGGCAATGTCCGGGATCGGGTGGCGATGAGCCTGTTCCCGGCCGATGCCGCGGGACGGCCGATCCCTGTCAAGGGCACGCCGCATTGGTTCGTGACGCTCGCTGCGGTCGACCACTGA
- a CDS encoding L,D-transpeptidase family protein, which translates to MTDLKDQKHSVPQGPATPGRRRFLRFGVAGLVAGTGLLAGCEARAPRQMTVIEPAPMPETLPPQEAVPGMPLFPTRAVLSKMERSLVFFDGDREVKRYSVAIGRGGPGPKREEGDALTPEGRYHMMPPGRESLDGFRWFIPISYPNAEDKARAAAVGGRLKLGGAIGLHGTGDGPWESIHARGDRSWTLGCLAVTNQEIDEIREMISYNGRRPFPIDMRA; encoded by the coding sequence ATGACGGATCTGAAGGATCAGAAGCACTCTGTGCCACAGGGGCCGGCGACGCCGGGACGGCGGCGCTTCCTGCGTTTCGGCGTGGCCGGGCTCGTGGCCGGAACAGGCCTGCTTGCGGGCTGTGAGGCGCGCGCACCCCGCCAGATGACGGTGATCGAGCCGGCGCCGATGCCCGAAACCCTGCCCCCGCAGGAGGCGGTGCCGGGCATGCCGCTGTTCCCGACCCGGGCGGTGCTGAGCAAGATGGAGCGCAGCCTGGTCTTCTTCGACGGCGACCGCGAGGTGAAGCGCTATTCGGTCGCCATCGGCCGCGGCGGCCCGGGCCCGAAGCGGGAAGAGGGCGACGCCCTGACCCCCGAGGGCCGCTATCACATGATGCCGCCGGGACGCGAATCCCTCGACGGCTTCCGCTGGTTCATCCCGATCAGCTATCCGAATGCCGAGGACAAGGCGCGTGCCGCCGCGGTCGGCGGGCGGCTGAAGCTCGGCGGCGCGATCGGCCTGCACGGCACCGGCGACGGCCCGTGGGAAAGCATTCATGCCCGCGGCGACCGCAGCTGGACGCTCGGCTGCCTGGCGGTCACCAATCAGGAAATCGACGAGATCCGCGAGATGATCTCGTATAACGGCCGCCGTCCCTTCCCGATCGACATGCGGGCCTGA
- a CDS encoding group III truncated hemoglobin, with amino-acid sequence MTTSPPLRQRAAVTDSPVDPATLERLIVAFYDRARHDEMLAPVFARVADDAWPDHIARVVGFWRSVLFHDGSYRGNPMRTHAAMPELTPDHFHRWLAIWRETAIRTCPPVAAMLMIDKAERMAAALAGGHPTAGAARDPQDTAGRT; translated from the coding sequence ATGACCACCTCCCCACCTCTCCGCCAGCGCGCAGCCGTCACCGACAGCCCCGTCGATCCCGCCACCCTGGAACGGCTGATCGTCGCCTTCTACGATCGTGCCCGCCACGACGAAATGCTGGCGCCGGTCTTCGCCCGGGTCGCAGATGATGCCTGGCCCGACCACATCGCCCGGGTGGTGGGGTTCTGGCGCTCGGTGCTGTTCCATGACGGCAGCTACAGGGGCAATCCGATGCGCACCCATGCGGCGATGCCCGAGCTGACGCCGGATCATTTCCATCGCTGGCTGGCGATCTGGCGCGAGACCGCGATCCGCACCTGCCCGCCGGTGGCGGCGATGCTGATGATCGACAAAGCCGAGCGCATGGCCGCGGCGCTGGCCGGCGGCCATCCGACCGCAGGGGCGGCGCGCGACCCCCAGGACACAGCGGGCCGGACATAA
- a CDS encoding LysR substrate-binding domain-containing protein gives MSRRRLPPLGALHAFEAAARHQSFARAAEELHLTDGAISHRIRDLEDRLGMRLFRRLHRKVVLTEHGRRLYATSREMFDLLARGLVELDGLPAEPVRIAAPAVIATRWLLPRMDELEAAVPGIEPHLMVEGAPDGDAPPPDLILRIGARPRGSERVDRLAGDMLVPVAAPVYLARAGRPAAPEALLRYRLLRGPEDAWDLWFRSAGISRAEPPRGPVLGDHDHLIGAAIAGHGVALAPNRMVATDIAAGRLARLFATAVPWTDAYWLIHGESAADRPEIERVAAWLEQAMTADDGLPGRSTLPGTDLRRIPERPTVD, from the coding sequence ATGTCACGCCGTCGCCTTCCCCCCCTGGGTGCCCTGCACGCCTTCGAGGCTGCCGCCCGCCATCAGAGTTTCGCCCGCGCCGCCGAGGAACTGCACCTCACCGACGGCGCCATCAGCCACCGGATCCGCGATCTGGAAGACCGGCTGGGCATGCGGCTGTTCCGCCGGCTGCACCGCAAGGTGGTGCTGACCGAACACGGGCGGCGGCTCTATGCCACCTCGCGCGAAATGTTCGACCTGCTGGCCCGCGGGCTGGTGGAGCTGGACGGCCTGCCGGCCGAGCCGGTCCGCATTGCGGCACCCGCGGTGATCGCCACCCGCTGGCTGCTGCCGCGCATGGACGAGCTCGAGGCCGCCGTGCCCGGGATCGAGCCGCATCTGATGGTGGAAGGCGCCCCCGATGGCGATGCCCCGCCGCCCGACCTGATCCTGAGGATCGGGGCCCGGCCACGCGGCAGCGAGCGGGTCGACCGGCTGGCCGGCGACATGCTGGTGCCGGTCGCCGCCCCGGTCTATCTGGCCCGGGCCGGCCGGCCGGCGGCCCCCGAAGCCCTGCTGCGCTACCGGCTGCTGCGCGGCCCCGAAGATGCCTGGGACCTGTGGTTCCGCAGTGCCGGCATCTCCCGCGCCGAGCCGCCGCGCGGCCCGGTTCTGGGGGATCACGACCATCTGATCGGCGCCGCCATCGCCGGCCATGGCGTGGCACTGGCGCCGAACCGCATGGTCGCGACCGACATCGCCGCCGGCCGTCTGGCCCGGCTGTTCGCCACCGCCGTGCCCTGGACCGACGCCTACTGGCTGATCCACGGGGAAAGTGCGGCCGACCGGCCCGAGATCGAGCGCGTCGCCGCCTGGCTGGAACAGGCGATGACGGCCGATGACGGGTTGCCCGGCCGGTCCACACTGCCGGGCACCGACTTGCGCCGCATACCCGAGCGGCCTACCGTCGACTGA
- the nthA gene encoding nitrile hydratase subunit alpha, which produces MAGDHHDHAHDHDHDHGHDGQGYAHAAPPSPMAARVKAIETLAVAKGLVDPAALDLIVDTYESKVGPRNGARVVARAWTDPAYKARLLSDATAAIAEFGFTGRQGEDMVVLENTDRVHNMVVCTLCSCYPWTVLGLPPVWYKSAPYRSRAVLDPRGVLAEFGCTIGDEVEVRVWDSTAELRYLVLPQRPAGTEGWDEDRLAEIVTRDAMIGVTRIADQTAEPRP; this is translated from the coding sequence ATGGCAGGCGATCATCATGACCATGCCCATGATCACGATCATGATCACGGACATGACGGGCAGGGGTACGCGCATGCGGCCCCACCTTCGCCCATGGCGGCGCGGGTGAAGGCGATCGAGACGCTGGCGGTGGCCAAGGGGCTGGTCGATCCGGCGGCGCTCGACCTGATCGTCGACACCTATGAAAGCAAGGTCGGGCCGCGCAACGGCGCCCGCGTGGTCGCCCGCGCCTGGACCGATCCGGCCTACAAGGCCCGGCTGCTGAGCGATGCCACCGCCGCCATCGCCGAGTTCGGCTTCACCGGCCGCCAGGGCGAGGACATGGTGGTGCTGGAGAACACCGACCGGGTGCACAACATGGTCGTGTGCACGCTGTGCTCCTGCTACCCCTGGACGGTGCTGGGCCTGCCGCCGGTCTGGTACAAATCCGCCCCCTATCGCTCGCGGGCCGTGCTGGACCCGCGCGGAGTGCTCGCCGAATTCGGCTGCACGATCGGCGACGAGGTCGAGGTCAGGGTCTGGGACAGCACCGCCGAACTGCGCTATCTGGTCCTGCCGCAGCGCCCCGCCGGCACCGAGGGCTGGGACGAGGATCGGCTGGCGGAGATCGTCACCCGGGATGCGATGATCGGCGTCACGCGCATCGCCGATCAGACGGCGGAGCCGCGGCCATGA
- the nthB gene encoding nitrile hydratase subunit beta yields MNGAQDLGGMMGFGPIGIEVNEPVFHAPWEARALAVTLAVGFLGRWSIDEARHARESLPPPVYLTSSYYEIWLRGLERLMVRHGLATDAEFETGVPDPAAPALPADLKSAPDATQAAAILARGASARREGSGRPARFKAGDRVKVRDINTLAHTRAPRYVRGRVGTIERLHGDFVLPDAAAARRGEDPQPCYAVRFAARDLWGETAHPNDCVHADLWDDYLEPA; encoded by the coding sequence ATGAACGGGGCACAGGATCTGGGCGGCATGATGGGCTTCGGCCCGATCGGGATCGAGGTGAACGAGCCGGTCTTTCATGCCCCCTGGGAAGCGCGCGCGCTGGCGGTCACGCTGGCGGTGGGTTTCCTGGGCCGCTGGTCGATCGACGAGGCACGCCATGCCCGCGAAAGCCTGCCGCCGCCGGTCTATCTGACCAGCAGCTACTATGAAATCTGGCTGCGCGGGCTTGAAAGGTTGATGGTCCGCCATGGCCTCGCCACCGACGCTGAATTTGAAACGGGGGTGCCCGATCCGGCGGCCCCGGCCCTGCCGGCCGATCTGAAATCCGCCCCCGATGCCACCCAGGCCGCCGCCATCCTGGCGCGCGGTGCCAGCGCCCGCCGGGAGGGCAGCGGCCGCCCCGCCCGCTTCAAGGCCGGCGACCGGGTAAAGGTCCGCGATATCAACACGCTGGCCCATACCAGGGCGCCGCGCTATGTGCGCGGCCGCGTGGGCACGATCGAGCGCCTGCACGGCGATTTCGTGCTGCCGGATGCCGCCGCCGCCCGCCGCGGCGAGGATCCCCAGCCCTGCTATGCCGTGCGCTTCGCCGCCCGCGATCTCTGGGGCGAGACCGCCCATCCCAATGACTGCGTCCACGCCGATCTGTGGGACGACTATCTGGAGCCGGCATGA
- a CDS encoding response regulator transcription factor, with translation MPVDMNTARILVVDDEPQIRRFLKIALGAAGFEVIEAATGEEAVRAAATLAPAMIVLDLGLPDIDGTEVIGRIRDWSGVPILVLSVRADEAGKVAALDRGADDYVTKPFGIAELTARIRATLRARGTAPAQPGQIPAAPDDEALIRIGTRITIDQPRHEVTLDGQPVKLSRREYDLLRILARNRGRMMTHAQLLREVWGPAHEADTHYLRIYVGHLRQKLGDDPADPKLIVNEPGVGYRLEGG, from the coding sequence ATGCCCGTCGACATGAACACGGCCCGCATTCTGGTGGTCGACGACGAACCCCAGATCCGCCGCTTTCTCAAGATCGCGCTCGGCGCCGCCGGCTTCGAGGTGATCGAGGCGGCGACGGGGGAGGAGGCGGTCCGGGCCGCGGCGACCCTGGCGCCGGCGATGATCGTGCTGGATCTGGGCCTGCCCGATATCGACGGCACCGAGGTGATCGGCCGGATCCGCGACTGGTCGGGTGTACCGATTCTGGTTCTGTCGGTGCGGGCCGACGAGGCCGGCAAGGTGGCGGCGCTGGATCGGGGGGCGGATGATTACGTCACCAAGCCCTTCGGCATCGCCGAACTCACCGCCCGCATCCGGGCGACGCTGCGGGCGCGCGGCACCGCACCGGCCCAGCCGGGGCAGATCCCGGCCGCGCCTGATGACGAGGCACTGATCCGCATCGGCACCCGGATCACCATCGATCAGCCCCGCCATGAAGTGACGCTCGACGGTCAGCCGGTGAAGCTCAGCCGGCGGGAATACGACCTGCTGCGCATCCTGGCCCGCAATCGCGGCCGGATGATGACCCATGCCCAGCTGCTGCGCGAGGTCTGGGGGCCGGCGCACGAGGCCGACACCCATTATCTGCGGATCTATGTCGGCCATCTGCGCCAGAAGCTGGGCGACGACCCCGCCGATCCGAAGCTGATCGTCAACGAACCCGGCGTCGGCTACCGGCTGGAGGGAGGCTGA
- a CDS encoding sensor histidine kinase KdpD: protein MTRDADRPAPEALIEDAKRERRGRLKIFLGAAPGVGKTYAMLEEAQRRRAEGTDVAVAVVETHGRAETEALLRGLEVIPRRILTHRGRSFPEMDLDAVLARRPALALVDEFAHTNVPGARHEKRFQDVAELIDAGIDVLTTLNVQHLESLNDIVQRITRIRVRETLPDDVLAMADEIELIDLPPDDLIRRLREGKVYLGDQARRAVLHFFSRGNLTALRELALRAAAERVDEEMIRYMRAHAVPGPWPARERLMVCIGTGAEAEAVVRAGRRMADRARLPWIAVHVETGAGAASAGDYTPQDRANRALRLAERLGAEVTVLPRPVHARRLADELVALARERNVSRIVIGRAPRRPWWRRLGAGGGLAEALVSRATGFELTVIAAETGTTAAAAEPGRLQAEAPGPHFGPRELALIGVSVAAAALVSTLVEMILPLPNVSLVFLIAVLVVAVRGGLWPSIAASVLSFFAYNFFFTVPHHTFQVSRTEDILTIVFFLIAAALTGNLAGRLRERVQAERQAARRVGNLYDFARKAAGAADVDDVAWAVVSHVARTLQCDAVLLLPEPDGGLRIGAGFPPEDRLTPANRAAAEWAWRHERPAGWSSDTLPASDWLFVPMKAARGPVGLVGVSFGGRDGRPKQLGPEQRRLLEAVVDQAALAVDRTLLAADIERERLKGEADALRAALLSSISHDLRTPLVSIIGAASSLKSLGEALDPGARGELADTIHDEARRLDAYVQNLLDMTRLGHGALALRRDWVDLAELAGRVRGRLARQLGGRQLDVVVPEGLPLLHVDAVLMEQVLVNLVDNAVKHGGPDGRITIAAALADRGRSIDVRVEDDGPGIPEADREAVFDMFHRVKAGDSQPAGTGLGLAICRGFVEAHGGTIRAEAGAGGQGTRIVIRLTVAEPPAPPPEDAE from the coding sequence ATGACCAGAGACGCCGACAGACCCGCCCCCGAGGCGCTGATCGAGGATGCGAAGCGCGAGCGCCGCGGCCGGCTCAAGATCTTCCTGGGCGCCGCCCCCGGCGTGGGCAAGACCTATGCGATGCTGGAAGAGGCGCAGCGTCGCCGTGCGGAAGGGACCGATGTCGCGGTGGCGGTGGTCGAGACCCATGGCCGGGCCGAGACCGAGGCGCTGCTGCGCGGGCTGGAGGTGATCCCGCGCCGGATCCTGACCCATCGCGGCCGGAGCTTCCCCGAGATGGATCTGGATGCGGTGCTGGCGCGCCGCCCGGCCCTGGCCCTGGTCGATGAATTCGCCCACACCAACGTGCCGGGGGCGCGCCACGAAAAGCGCTTCCAGGATGTGGCCGAACTGATCGATGCCGGCATCGACGTGCTGACCACGCTCAACGTCCAGCATCTGGAAAGCCTGAACGACATCGTCCAGCGCATCACCCGCATCCGGGTGCGCGAGACCCTGCCCGACGACGTGCTGGCGATGGCCGACGAGATCGAGCTGATCGATCTGCCGCCCGACGATCTGATCCGGCGCCTGCGCGAAGGCAAGGTCTATCTGGGTGATCAGGCGCGGCGGGCGGTGCTGCATTTCTTCAGTCGCGGCAATCTGACGGCGCTGCGCGAGCTGGCGCTGCGCGCGGCCGCCGAGCGGGTCGATGAAGAGATGATCCGCTATATGCGCGCCCATGCCGTGCCCGGCCCCTGGCCGGCGCGGGAGCGGCTGATGGTCTGTATCGGCACGGGGGCAGAGGCCGAGGCGGTGGTCCGCGCCGGCCGGCGCATGGCCGACCGCGCGCGGCTGCCCTGGATCGCGGTTCATGTCGAGACCGGGGCCGGCGCCGCGTCTGCCGGTGATTACACCCCCCAGGACCGCGCCAACCGGGCCCTGAGGCTGGCCGAGCGGCTGGGGGCGGAGGTGACCGTGCTGCCGCGGCCGGTCCATGCCCGCCGGCTGGCCGACGAGCTGGTGGCGCTGGCGCGGGAGCGCAATGTCAGCCGGATCGTGATCGGCCGCGCGCCCCGTCGGCCCTGGTGGCGGCGCCTGGGGGCAGGCGGCGGGCTGGCCGAGGCGCTGGTCAGCCGGGCGACCGGCTTCGAATTGACCGTCATCGCCGCCGAGACCGGGACGACCGCCGCCGCAGCCGAACCCGGCCGTCTGCAGGCGGAGGCCCCGGGGCCGCATTTCGGGCCGCGGGAACTGGCGCTGATCGGCGTGTCGGTCGCCGCCGCCGCCTTGGTCTCGACCCTGGTCGAGATGATCCTGCCTTTGCCCAATGTGTCGCTGGTCTTCCTGATCGCGGTGCTGGTGGTGGCGGTGCGCGGCGGGCTCTGGCCCTCGATCGCGGCCAGCGTGCTCAGCTTCTTCGCCTACAATTTCTTCTTCACCGTGCCCCACCACACGTTTCAGGTGTCGCGGACCGAGGACATCCTGACCATCGTCTTCTTCCTGATCGCGGCGGCGCTGACCGGCAATCTCGCCGGCCGGCTGCGGGAGCGGGTGCAGGCGGAGCGGCAGGCGGCGCGGCGGGTCGGCAATCTGTATGATTTCGCCCGCAAGGCCGCCGGGGCGGCCGATGTCGACGATGTCGCCTGGGCGGTGGTCTCCCATGTCGCCCGCACGCTGCAATGCGATGCGGTGCTGCTGCTGCCGGAACCCGATGGCGGGCTCAGGATCGGCGCCGGCTTTCCCCCTGAGGACCGGCTGACCCCCGCCAACCGGGCGGCGGCGGAATGGGCCTGGCGGCACGAGCGGCCGGCGGGCTGGTCTTCCGACACGCTGCCGGCATCCGACTGGCTGTTCGTGCCGATGAAGGCCGCGCGGGGGCCCGTGGGGCTGGTCGGCGTCTCGTTCGGCGGGCGCGACGGCCGGCCGAAACAGCTGGGCCCCGAACAGCGCCGGCTGCTGGAGGCGGTGGTCGATCAGGCGGCGCTTGCCGTCGACCGTACCCTGCTCGCGGCGGATATCGAGCGGGAACGGCTGAAGGGCGAGGCGGATGCCCTGCGGGCGGCCCTGCTCTCATCCATCAGCCATGATCTGCGCACGCCGCTGGTTTCGATCATCGGCGCCGCCTCCAGCCTGAAGAGCCTGGGGGAGGCGCTGGATCCCGGCGCCCGCGGCGAGTTGGCCGACACCATCCACGACGAGGCGAGGCGGCTGGATGCCTATGTCCAGAACCTGCTCGACATGACCCGGCTCGGCCATGGCGCGCTGGCACTGCGTCGCGACTGGGTGGATCTGGCGGAACTGGCCGGGCGGGTGCGCGGCCGGCTGGCCAGGCAGCTGGGCGGGCGGCAGCTGGACGTGGTGGTGCCCGAAGGCCTGCCGCTGCTTCATGTCGATGCGGTGCTGATGGAACAGGTGCTGGTCAATCTGGTCGACAACGCGGTCAAGCATGGCGGGCCGGATGGCCGGATCACCATCGCCGCCGCCCTTGCCGATCGCGGCCGCAGCATCGACGTCCGGGTGGAGGATGACGGGCCGGGCATCCCCGAAGCGGATCGGGAGGCCGTGTTCGACATGTTCCACCGGGTGAAGGCGGGCGACAGCCAGCCGGCCGGCACCGGGCTCGGGCTTGCGATCTGTCGCGGCTTCGTCGAGGCTCATGGCGGCACGATCCGTGCCGAGGCCGGTGCCGGTGGCCAGGGCACCCGAATCGTGATCCGCCTGACCGTCGCGGAGCCGCCGGCCCCGCCGCCCGAAGATGCCGAGTGA
- the kdpC gene encoding potassium-transporting ATPase subunit KdpC: protein MLRNIRRAVVPLALFSGLLGLAYPLAMAGLAGAIAPRQAAGSPVTDAAGRVVGSALVGQAFTSPGYFHGRPSAVDYDAAAAGASNLGPTSAALAAEIRDRIAAVRAETGTGGAVPGDLVTASGSGLDPDLSPDAVRLQIPRVAKARQMAPDALAALVAAHVERPVAGLIGQPRVNLLRLNMALDAMAGPGAG from the coding sequence ATGTTGCGCAACATCCGCCGGGCGGTGGTGCCGCTCGCGCTGTTCTCGGGCCTGCTCGGCCTCGCCTATCCACTGGCCATGGCCGGCCTTGCCGGGGCGATCGCGCCCCGGCAGGCGGCGGGCAGCCCGGTCACCGATGCGGCCGGGCGGGTGGTCGGCTCGGCGCTGGTCGGCCAGGCGTTCACCTCTCCCGGCTATTTCCATGGCCGCCCCTCTGCCGTCGACTACGACGCGGCGGCGGCCGGCGCCTCCAATCTCGGGCCGACCTCGGCCGCGCTGGCGGCAGAGATCCGCGACCGCATCGCCGCGGTCAGGGCAGAGACGGGGACGGGCGGCGCGGTCCCGGGCGATCTGGTGACGGCCTCGGGATCGGGGCTCGACCCGGATCTGTCGCCCGACGCGGTGCGGCTGCAGATCCCGCGGGTGGCGAAGGCCCGGCAGATGGCGCCCGATGCCCTGGCGGCGCTGGTGGCTGCCCATGTCGAGCGGCCGGTCGCCGGGCTGATCGGCCAGCCGCGGGTCAACCTGCTGCGGCTCAACATGGCACTCGACGCCATGGCCGGCCCCGGGGCAGGCTGA